The proteins below are encoded in one region of Amycolatopsis magusensis:
- a CDS encoding AfsR/SARP family transcriptional regulator — protein MTIVYRAFGPLLVERDGVELRLGRPQARLLFAILLAEANQVVSVDRLAEALWGASPPPSYRVQIQGLVSQLRRALREPGDADPIVTVGHGYRLPVSPGKSDVDSFAEFARRGRQLLADGDLEAGVRVLREGLALWRGAVLEDVRLDALTEFVTAWEERRLAVLEECIDAQLRLGADDELSTELRELITAHPFRERFCGQLMTALADRGRAADALAVYQRWREKLVEELGVEPSAALRGIQVGILRTEPAQDLQQLDPESLRLLTRLAVLPMPEFSAWIAAAVVDGDPAEAERLLGDLRERQLVRESGRRYRLHDLVRTSVPETVGAEREAALERVLGGLLWQTERAAARLPGSVLRPEPGAAKRWPVDIPPPADPLAWFEAEQQGIEDAVGYAAAAGFAELAWEIAATAASYFDYRGLYQEWARCHYLALTAVREAGDARGEAALLRGIGQLHIYWDEFTDAVKALSTSYRISSSLGDRLGMARALTGLGVVSRVTWRPEQAHARSVRALEMFVECGDRLGAAHSHTSIAAVCLELGQLADAESALDQARRLCAELGDDHRMALVLRRVGQLHLRRGDPERALASLYQAIERLESLRDDQCAAQVRLDIGRAHRVLGECQDAARLFKAASSRFTRVGNRSSAAACVLEIDRTGVES, from the coding sequence ATGACGATCGTCTATCGGGCATTCGGTCCGCTGCTGGTGGAGCGGGACGGGGTGGAACTGCGCCTGGGCAGACCACAGGCGCGCCTGCTGTTCGCCATCCTCCTGGCGGAGGCGAACCAGGTGGTCTCGGTCGACCGGCTCGCCGAGGCGCTGTGGGGTGCGTCGCCGCCACCGAGCTACCGCGTGCAGATCCAGGGTCTGGTCTCGCAGTTGCGGCGGGCGTTGCGGGAGCCGGGCGATGCCGACCCGATCGTCACCGTTGGCCACGGGTACCGGCTGCCGGTGTCGCCTGGGAAGTCCGATGTGGACAGTTTTGCCGAGTTCGCCCGGCGTGGGCGGCAGCTGCTCGCCGACGGCGACCTCGAAGCCGGGGTGCGCGTGCTGCGCGAAGGGCTGGCGCTGTGGCGCGGTGCGGTGCTCGAAGACGTCCGGCTCGACGCGCTCACCGAATTCGTCACCGCGTGGGAAGAACGGCGGCTCGCGGTCCTCGAAGAATGCATCGACGCGCAACTGCGGCTCGGCGCCGATGACGAGCTGAGCACCGAACTGCGCGAACTGATCACCGCGCACCCGTTCCGTGAACGCTTCTGCGGGCAGCTGATGACCGCGCTCGCCGATCGCGGCCGTGCCGCCGACGCACTGGCGGTTTACCAGCGGTGGCGGGAAAAGCTCGTCGAGGAGCTGGGAGTGGAGCCGTCGGCGGCACTGCGCGGGATCCAGGTCGGCATTTTGCGCACCGAACCCGCCCAGGACCTCCAGCAGCTCGACCCGGAGTCGCTACGGCTGCTCACGCGGCTGGCCGTGCTGCCGATGCCCGAGTTCTCCGCCTGGATCGCCGCCGCGGTGGTCGACGGCGACCCCGCCGAGGCCGAGCGCCTGCTGGGCGATCTGCGTGAGCGGCAACTGGTCCGGGAAAGCGGGCGGCGGTACCGGCTGCACGACCTCGTCCGCACCTCTGTGCCGGAAACCGTGGGCGCGGAACGGGAAGCGGCCCTCGAACGCGTGCTCGGCGGACTGCTGTGGCAGACCGAACGGGCCGCCGCCCGCCTGCCGGGCAGTGTGCTGCGGCCCGAGCCGGGTGCCGCGAAGCGGTGGCCGGTGGACATCCCGCCGCCCGCGGATCCGCTGGCCTGGTTCGAGGCCGAGCAGCAGGGCATCGAGGACGCGGTCGGCTACGCGGCCGCGGCCGGGTTCGCCGAACTGGCCTGGGAAATCGCCGCGACGGCGGCCTCCTACTTCGACTACCGCGGGCTGTACCAGGAGTGGGCCCGATGCCACTACCTCGCGCTGACGGCCGTGCGGGAAGCCGGGGACGCGCGCGGGGAAGCGGCGCTACTGCGCGGGATCGGGCAGTTGCACATCTACTGGGACGAGTTCACCGACGCGGTGAAGGCGCTGAGCACCTCGTACCGGATCAGCTCCTCGCTGGGCGACCGGCTCGGCATGGCCCGCGCGCTGACCGGCCTCGGCGTGGTCTCCCGGGTGACCTGGCGGCCGGAGCAGGCACACGCGCGCAGCGTGCGCGCGCTGGAGATGTTCGTCGAATGCGGGGACCGGCTGGGCGCGGCCCACAGCCACACCTCGATCGCCGCGGTCTGCCTGGAACTGGGGCAGCTCGCCGACGCGGAGTCCGCGCTCGACCAGGCCCGCCGGCTGTGCGCCGAACTCGGGGACGACCACCGGATGGCGCTCGTGCTGCGGCGGGTCGGCCAGCTCCACCTGCGCCGCGGTGACCCCGAGCGTGCGCTGGCCAGCCTGTACCAGGCGATCGAGCGGCTGGAATCGCTGCGCGACGACCAGTGCGCGGCCCAGGTGCGGCTCGACATCGGCCGCGCCCACCGGGTGCTCGGCGAATGCCAGGACGCCGCGCGCCTGTTCAAGGCGGCTTCTTCCCGGTTCACCAGGGTCGGCAACCGGAGCAGCGCCGCGGCCTGCGTGCTGGAGATCGACCGCACCGGCGTGGAAAGTTAG
- a CDS encoding MarR family winged helix-turn-helix transcriptional regulator — protein MPRMAGRLKRLPIPEQLRSFSLAPRHLSLLAYLLFDGPMPVNELARLLQVAPATVSLMVGDLSRQGVLERREDEQDRRRTIVSIAEQHRDDVDAWLSAGARAWRKALEPLTPEQRQLVVETLETYEREAAAERP, from the coding sequence ATGCCACGGATGGCCGGGCGGCTCAAGCGGCTCCCGATCCCCGAGCAGCTCCGCTCCTTCTCCCTCGCGCCGCGGCACCTGTCGCTGCTCGCCTACCTGCTGTTCGACGGGCCGATGCCGGTCAACGAACTCGCCCGCCTGCTCCAGGTCGCGCCCGCCACGGTGAGCCTGATGGTGGGCGACCTGAGCAGGCAGGGCGTGCTCGAACGCCGCGAGGACGAGCAGGATCGGCGCCGCACCATCGTGAGCATCGCCGAGCAGCACCGCGACGACGTGGACGCCTGGCTTTCGGCGGGCGCGAGGGCTTGGCGCAAGGCGCTGGAGCCGCTCACGCCCGAGCAGCGGCAGCTCGTCGTCGAAACGCTGGAAACCTACGAACGGGAAGCGGCGGCCGAGCGCCCCTGA
- a CDS encoding sigma factor-like helix-turn-helix DNA-binding protein has translation METAEKLCVQPSETCAAVVAEAATGNPAALERLIAAIRPSVVRYCRARIGKHGDSFAPADEVAQEVCISVLTALPTRRDDGSLRAFVYEIAFQRVGEARPGTDDQLGAVIHALPEIEREVIVLRVALGMSAEHAAEAMGSTAAAVRRIQQRALTSLRGA, from the coding sequence ATGGAGACAGCGGAGAAGCTCTGCGTCCAACCTTCCGAGACCTGTGCCGCGGTGGTCGCCGAAGCCGCCACCGGCAACCCGGCCGCGCTGGAGCGGCTGATCGCGGCCATCCGGCCGTCCGTGGTCCGGTACTGCCGCGCGCGCATCGGCAAGCACGGGGATTCCTTCGCCCCGGCGGACGAGGTGGCGCAGGAGGTCTGCATCTCGGTGCTGACCGCGCTGCCCACCCGCCGGGACGACGGTTCCCTGCGTGCCTTCGTCTACGAGATCGCCTTCCAGCGGGTCGGCGAAGCGCGCCCGGGCACCGACGACCAGCTCGGCGCGGTGATCCACGCGCTGCCGGAGATCGAACGCGAGGTCATCGTGCTGCGGGTCGCGCTCGGGATGAGCGCCGAGCACGCCGCCGAAGCGATGGGGAGCACGGCCGCCGCGGTACGGCGGATCCAGCAGCGCGCCCTGACCAGTCTGCGCGGCGCCTAA
- a CDS encoding TetR/AcrR family transcriptional regulator has product MGRPPRHDMDRLLDAAAALAAEGGPAAVTVTAVAREAGAPSGSIYHRFPSRAALLAELWLRTVERFQEGFLDALDGDSPAAAARHVVSWSRVHPAEAAVLLYGPVDFGEPTWPTDARDRLAKRNAQVDRTLRALADRLGRSGAEDVDRLVLATVDIPYSTVRRHLRGGSGIPEYAEDLVADCADRLLTR; this is encoded by the coding sequence ATGGGACGGCCGCCGCGGCACGACATGGATCGCTTGCTGGACGCCGCGGCCGCGCTGGCCGCCGAGGGCGGGCCCGCCGCGGTCACCGTCACCGCGGTCGCCCGTGAGGCCGGTGCGCCCAGCGGGTCGATCTACCACCGTTTCCCCAGCCGGGCGGCGCTGCTCGCGGAACTGTGGCTGCGCACCGTGGAGCGGTTCCAGGAGGGCTTCCTCGACGCGCTCGACGGCGACTCGCCTGCCGCGGCGGCCCGGCACGTCGTCTCGTGGAGCCGGGTGCACCCCGCCGAGGCGGCGGTCCTGCTCTACGGGCCGGTCGACTTCGGCGAGCCGACGTGGCCCACCGACGCGCGGGACCGCCTGGCCAAGCGCAACGCGCAGGTCGACCGCACGCTGCGAGCGCTGGCCGACCGCCTCGGCCGGTCCGGCGCCGAAGACGTCGACCGGCTGGTGCTCGCCACCGTCGACATCCCCTACTCGACCGTGCGGCGGCACCTGCGCGGTGGTTCGGGGATCCCGGAGTACGCCGAGGACCTGGTTGCCGACTGCGCGGACCGGCTGCTGACGCGTTAG
- a CDS encoding SAM-dependent methyltransferase, with the protein MSEHDPDLVPDGVDLDHPNPARIYDWFLGGNANWAIDREFGAKAVAAFPMVRAMAKVGREFLGRGVHYLARQGITQFLDLGSGVPTVGNVHEIADSVNPDSRCVYVDNEPVAVAHSQVLLEREGDLRRHAVLQADLRNPEDVWERAMDTGVLNPREPIGLIMVNVLYFVSPEDGPEDIIGQYRDLLVPGSYFLSSHMTVDGVPAEGEEERAEVRRQYRNSATPLHLRSREEFTRFFDGFDLVDPGVTWIPEWRPDELKSEATQDFLAEPATSSAFAGLGRKP; encoded by the coding sequence ATGTCCGAACACGATCCCGACCTCGTTCCCGACGGCGTCGACCTGGACCACCCCAATCCGGCGCGGATCTACGACTGGTTCCTGGGCGGCAACGCGAACTGGGCGATCGACCGCGAGTTCGGCGCGAAGGCCGTGGCCGCGTTCCCGATGGTGCGCGCGATGGCCAAGGTCGGCCGCGAGTTCCTCGGCCGCGGGGTGCACTACCTCGCCCGCCAGGGCATCACCCAGTTCCTCGACCTCGGGTCTGGCGTGCCGACCGTGGGCAACGTGCACGAAATCGCCGATTCGGTGAACCCGGACAGCCGCTGCGTCTACGTGGACAACGAGCCCGTCGCGGTGGCGCACTCGCAGGTGCTGCTGGAGCGCGAAGGCGACCTGCGCCGGCACGCCGTGCTGCAGGCCGACCTGCGGAACCCGGAGGACGTCTGGGAACGCGCGATGGACACCGGCGTGCTCAACCCGCGGGAACCGATCGGGCTGATCATGGTGAACGTGCTGTACTTCGTCAGCCCGGAAGACGGCCCGGAGGACATCATCGGGCAGTACCGGGACCTGCTGGTGCCGGGTTCGTACTTCCTGTCCTCGCACATGACCGTGGACGGCGTGCCCGCCGAGGGCGAGGAGGAGCGGGCCGAGGTCCGCCGCCAGTACCGCAACTCGGCGACGCCGCTGCACCTGCGCTCGCGCGAGGAGTTCACCCGCTTCTTCGACGGCTTCGACCTGGTGGACCCGGGCGTCACCTGGATCCCGGAGTGGCGGCCGGACGAGCTGAAGTCCGAAGCCACGCAGGACTTCCTCGCCGAACCGGCCACCAGCAGCGCCTTCGCCGGTCTGGGCCGGAAGCCGTAA
- a CDS encoding alpha/beta hydrolase family esterase — MLRPRSKLLVAATLFLALLPATPASASGVADHPVPTTGCGRTPPVTPGTTGGQTLVSGGLTREYTVHLPANYQPHRPTSVVLSFHGHKRTSQWQEELSEFSGVNTIAVYPQGLVGTDGGSAWTGAPYSADADDVLFTSDLLSKLQRELCVDPKRIYATGKSNGGGFVGVLACRLPGRIAAFAPVAGAYYPEGGACEPSRPAPLLVFHGTADATIPYDGNPAKGLPAIPDWLGEWADRNDCFAHPVTYSPQPKVTVQKWPGCDKWSSLAHYRIEGAGHVWPSTKPNSDSATPTVLDATPVIWRFFQSHRLR, encoded by the coding sequence GTGCTCCGACCCCGTTCGAAGCTGCTGGTAGCCGCCACGCTGTTCCTCGCCCTGCTGCCCGCCACCCCGGCCTCGGCGAGCGGCGTCGCCGACCACCCGGTGCCCACTACCGGCTGCGGGCGGACCCCGCCGGTGACCCCGGGCACGACCGGCGGGCAGACGCTCGTCTCCGGCGGCCTGACCAGGGAGTACACCGTCCACCTCCCGGCGAACTACCAGCCGCACCGGCCCACGTCGGTGGTGCTGTCCTTCCACGGGCACAAGCGCACCTCGCAATGGCAGGAGGAGCTGTCGGAGTTCTCCGGGGTGAACACCATCGCCGTCTACCCGCAGGGCCTCGTCGGCACCGACGGCGGATCGGCGTGGACCGGGGCGCCGTACTCGGCCGACGCCGACGACGTGCTGTTCACCAGCGACCTGCTCTCGAAGCTGCAGCGGGAGCTGTGCGTGGACCCGAAGCGGATCTACGCGACCGGGAAGTCCAACGGCGGCGGGTTCGTCGGCGTGCTGGCCTGCCGCCTGCCGGGCCGGATCGCCGCGTTCGCGCCGGTCGCCGGCGCCTACTACCCGGAGGGCGGCGCCTGCGAGCCCAGCCGTCCCGCGCCGCTGCTGGTCTTCCACGGCACCGCCGACGCCACGATCCCCTACGACGGCAATCCGGCGAAGGGCCTGCCCGCCATTCCGGACTGGCTCGGGGAATGGGCGGACCGCAACGATTGTTTCGCCCATCCGGTGACCTATTCACCGCAGCCGAAGGTGACCGTGCAGAAATGGCCCGGTTGCGACAAATGGAGCAGTCTGGCGCACTACCGCATCGAAGGCGCGGGACACGTTTGGCCCAGCACCAAGCCGAACAGCGACTCCGCGACCCCCACGGTGCTCGACGCGACCCCGGTCATCTGGCGCTTTTTCCAGAGTCACCGGCTGCGCTGA